One Anatilimnocola floriformis genomic window, CGCGGTTGCAGTGGGGCTTAGTCTGCGCACCATCTTTGCGCCGCACGCGGGTAGCGGCGCTCCAGGCAGCCCCACACGTCAGCCACGAGCGCGCAGTACCACATGGACGACCAAGCTTTGGAAGTCGCCGCCGCCGATCAATGGCACGCGAGCATCGCGCTGCGATTGGAAGAGCGCCGCGCCCAGGCTCAGCAAGCTCTCGATGAGCAGCGCGGCCGCATCAAGCAACTAGAATCGCAACTCGATCAAAGCCTCGAGATCCTCGCCGGCCAACTTCGCGAGCATTCGCAGCAGCACGATCAACTGACTCGCGATCAAGAACAGCAAGACACCGCCCAAGCCGAACTCGCCGCCGCTCGTCAGCAACTGCACGCCGATCAGCAACAGCTCAGCCGTCAGCGGCAAGAGTTCGAACAAGTCCAGATCCAAGCCGTCGCCGATCAGCAGCGCTTCACCGCCGATCTGCAGACCCGCACGCTCGATCATCACAATCGGCAAACCAAGCTCGCCGAGCAAGCGCGGCAGCTTTCGGACCAGCAGCAGTCCCTGGTTCAGCGCGAACAGGCCCTCAGCCACAAGCAGGCCGAGCTTGAACTTCAGCTCGATCAACTCGAACAACAACGGCTCGCGCTCGCCCAATCCGAACAGCAACTCGCCCAGCGCGTCGCGGCCTGCGAAGAACAGCAGTCTCGCCAGTTGAGCGATCAGCTAGAGCTGCAGCGCTCGCGCGAAGAACTCGCCCGCGAACAGCAGGCCCTCGCCGAAAAATCGCGCGACTCGCAAAAGCAACGGCGACACATCGCCCAGCAACTGCGAGCGCGAAAGAAAGAGCTGTCTGCCGAAGTCGAGCTGCACCGCAGCGAGATCCTCTCCAGCGCTCAAGGCCAGGAACTGCAACTGCAGATCCGGCTCACTGAACTGCAGGCTCGTTTCGAACGACTGCAGGAAGACCTGGTCGTTCGCGACACGCAACAAGAAGAGTTGCAACAAAAACTCGGTCAGCAACAGCCAGCCCTCGAACAAGCCCAGGCCGAAGCCCGCCGTCTGGCCGATTCGCTCCGCCAGGCCGAGATGCAACAGCAGGTGGCGCAAGGCGAATCGCAGCGTTATCGCGACATGCTCGCGCAAGAGCGCGAGACCGCCGATCGGCAGCGCGAGTCGCTCCGTCAGCAAGCTGCCCTCGCCAGCGAGAAGTCGCGCAACGAGTCGCAAGCCGAACTCGATCAACTCCGCACGCAACTGAGCCAGGCTGCTGCCCGACAGGCAACGCTCGAGCAAGAGATGTCGAGCGCGCAAGTCGCCGCCGAACAACGGCTCGATGATTTGCGGCAGGAACTCGCCCAGTCTGGCGCCGGTCAATCGGAAAATGCTCAGCGGCAATTCAAACAATGGGAAGACGAGCGTTCGCGCTTGCAACTTCGCCTCGACGAACAGATGCAAGAGCGCGCCGGCCTCGAAGCCGAACTCACTCAACTGCGCGACGAACGGAATCAGCATTCCAGCGATTCATCCTCGGCACAGAGCCAGTGGGATGCGGAACGCAATCGTTTGGAAGAGGAGCTGGCCGAAGCCCGCGAACGCGCCGCTTCAGCGAGCCAGCAGATCGTGGCTCCGAGCGAGCAAGTCGATGTCGAACCCCTCCACGAAGAAATCGAGCTGCTGAAAAAGGAAAAGCGGCAGCTCGAGCATGCCCTGACCATCGCCCAGCGCGAAGCCGATTCGGCTGGCAATCCGCAAGAGATCGACGATCTTCGCCGCCGCTTCGAGATGGCCGTGCAGGACGTTCGCGAGCTCAAAACCAAGAACGCTTCGCTCAACGAGCAACTCGCCAAAGCCAAGGCAGCCGGCGGCAAACCGGGAGCTGCTCCCGCGGCTGGCGGTGCGACCGACTGGGAAACCCGCAAGCAGCAAATGCTCGCCAAGCTGCAAGCCGAGTCGGACGACGAAGCCGACGAAAAGGCGCAGGCCGATCGGCTGACGATCGAGGGAACGATCCGCATGACGGATCAGATCGTTGCCGACAAGGAACGCGAGCTGATCGAGCTCCGCAAACTGCTCGAAGATCAATCGAGCAACATCGGCGGCTTGGCCGTTGGCGCCGCAGCCATCGCGAGCATGCTCGATGGCGACGAACTCATCAAGCAAGAGCGCGAGAATCTCAAGCAGTTGCAAGCCCAACTGCAAGAGCAACTCAAGCAAGCCGAAATCTCGCACTCCCTCGAGCGCGCCCGCCTCGGCCGCGAACGAACCGAGCTCGACGAAAAACTCCGCAACCTCGAGCAAGAAAAAACGAAGCTGCCGCCGAGCACCAAAGACGCCGGCCCTGCCGACAAAAAGAAATCCAGCAGCGGCGGCCGCTGGCTCTCGCGCCTCGGCTTACGCGATGGTGATGCGTAACTGGCGGAGTTAAATCACTAAGCGTTGCATTGCGTGCGTGCTTTGCGGCGCGCTGCCGGCCCAGGCTTGCAGGTAGTAGTCGACGACTTCCAGCACTTCTTCTTTTTGCTTGCCCCAGTGCAGATAAAGGCCACGGAGTGGCGCGACGCGGGTCAGCTTTTCATCGGGGAAGAGAAGCACGCCGTGGCGGCGGATTTCATAAGAGCGGATCGCCGTCCAGTTGATGCGGCGCTCGAAGCCGAGGCAGCGCTCTTTGATGCCGGTCGCGCTGAGTGTCACTTGTACGGGGAGCCAGTTGCGCCAGATCACGGCGTAGCCGATGATGGCGACAATCACGCCGCTCCACCATTGTTCGAAACGCCACGAGATCAGCAGGCCTGCGAGCAGCGGCACGACCATCGCGACCCACGCGCCGAGCCGGCGATCGCGCAGCGGAAAGTGCCAGAGATGTACTTCCTCGGGCGCGACGCGAATGTGCAAGCTGACGCTTTTTTCCAGCATGGACGGCTCGCTAGTTGTTGGGCGGCAACGGCAGTGGTGCTGGGCTGTTCGGCGCTAGGCTATCCGTCGCCGGATTGGGAAACGTCGCCGGCGGCAACGGCTCGGGAACGTTGATCGTCGGCGTTGGCGTCTGGAAAGTAGGATTCAGCGCGGGCGGTACGAGCGACGGCGGGGCCGGCTGTTGTTCGATCAGCGATTGCATGAGCGCGGGAACCGCGGCGGCCGCATCGGGACCGATGCGACCCAGCGTGCGAACGGCGACCTTGCGAACTTCCGGATCGGCATCGTTGAGGAGCACGATCAAGTCGTTCACGGCGGGCTTGGCATCGGAACCCATCCGCGCGAGGACTTCGGCGGCTTGCTTCTTCATTTCCGAATCAGGACTGCGGAGCGCTTGCTGCAAATAAGGAATCGCCGGCGCACCAATCCGGCCGAGAGCATCGGCGGCGGCTTCCTTTTCGCTCCACTCTTCGTAGGGCTTGATGATGGCCACCGCGGGACGCTCGACGCGAACCACCGGAGCGACCGCGCTGACGTGAGCCACCTGGCCATTATTCAGCCCGTCGTAATTGGCCCGCTGCACCACAAACGGCGAATCGCCAATCGGTGAACGAACCGGTTTGGGAGTCGGGTAAGGATCGTAGCCGCAGCCGGCAAGCGCCAGCGCCGAGCCAACCAGCAAAGTTAAATTCCAGCGACGATTCATATCCGTTCTCCACAACGTTTTTTCGTAACCTTCAGCATTGCCGCTCTCCCGGGCAAAGTCCACTGCATTTCGGATGCCGCTAGCAGCCGACTAAGATTTCCTGCAGCTGGCCAATCCGCACAATCAGCACAACCGGCAAAGTGGAAAACCGCCATGGGCGACATCAAGAGTCCCACGCTCCTCTATTTCAAAGGAGCTCTGTTCGTGTTGCTCGGCCTCGTGGCGGTGACGGCCATCTTGCTGAAGTATCCCGACCTCACCTTGGCCGCTCTGCTCGCGATCGCCATTTGGTCGTTCTGCCGAGCGTATTACTTCGCCTTCTATGTCATCCAGCACTACGTCGATCCGGAGTTTCGCTTCGCGGGGTTGCTGGCGTTTGCGCAGTACTTGGTGCGGCGAAAGGGCGATCGCTGAGCTGAATTTGCGGCCGACTGTCGCGTGGTAGAATTTCTCGCATGAAGACAACTCCGGAAATCTTTAATGGCGAGATTGTCGGGGCAGCGCCCAATGGTGGGCGGATAGTTCGTTTGGCCAATGGACAACTCGTTACGGCAGTTCTCATGCGCACCCGTCGATTTGGTTGCCTGTTCGGGGATCAAGTCGGTTGGAAGGTTAAAGTTGCCCTGCGGGATCAAACTAAAGCAACAATCGTCGAGCTGATGCCACCAATCGGCTGACATTCTCCAGAAGCGAAAACGTGGAAAAAGATCGAGGCAGATGCTCCGGTCGCGAAAGTTGTGGATTGTTGCGGCCGC contains:
- a CDS encoding HEAT repeat domain-containing protein, whose protein sequence is MNRRWNLTLLVGSALALAGCGYDPYPTPKPVRSPIGDSPFVVQRANYDGLNNGQVAHVSAVAPVVRVERPAVAIIKPYEEWSEKEAAADALGRIGAPAIPYLQQALRSPDSEMKKQAAEVLARMGSDAKPAVNDLIVLLNDADPEVRKVAVRTLGRIGPDAAAAVPALMQSLIEQQPAPPSLVPPALNPTFQTPTPTINVPEPLPPATFPNPATDSLAPNSPAPLPLPPNN